The genomic DNA GATTCGGGTGGCGCCCGTCCGGTGCGCAGCACCCGACCGGGCCGCTACGTGCTGGTCTCGGTGGTGCTGCACGTGCTGGTCTTCGGGCTCTTCTTCGCGAACATCTCCTTCCTGCCCCAGACCACCGAGGAGCACGCCGGCGACGGCGATATCATCGAGGCGTTCGCGGTAGAGGAAGAGGTGGCCATGGCCCCCATCCGCGAGCGCGAGGCCGCCGAGGAGGAAGCGCGGCGTCAGGCGGAGGAAGAGGAACGCCGCCAGCGCGAGGAAGAGGAGCGCGAACGCCAGGAGGCGGAGCGCCGCGAACAGGAGCGGCTCGAGGAGCAACGGCGTCAGGAAGAGGAAGAACAGGCGCGGCAGGAGGCCGAGGAAGAGGCGCGCCGCGAGGAGGAACGCCGGCAACAGGAGGAGGCCGAGCGCCTGGAACGCGAGGAAGAGGAGCGCCGCCAGCAGGAAGAGGAGGAGCGGCGTCAGGAAGAGGAACGCCGTCGCCAGGAGGAGGAAGAGCGCCAGCGCGAGGAGGAGGAACGCCGCCGCCAGGAAGAGGAGGAGCGGCGGCAGCAGGAGGAAGAGCAGCGAAGGCAGGAAGAAGAGGAGCGCCGGCGTCAGGAAGAGGAAGAACGCCAGCGCCAGGAGGAAGAGGCACAACGCGAGGCCGAGGAGCGAGCCCGCCAGGAGGCCATCGAGGCCGAACGCCGCGCCCGCGAGGTGCAGCAGATGGTGGGCAGCTACGCCGGCCGGATCAGCGCCGAGCTCCGCCGCGCCTGGGTCCGCCCCAGCGGCACACCCGCCGGCCTGGAGGCCCTGGTGCGCATCCGCTTGTCCCGCCACGGCGATGTGCAAAATGTGGAAATTACCCGCGGCAGCGGCAATGATGCCTTCGACGCCTCCGTCGTGCGCGCCGCCTACCGGGCCGCACCGCTGCCCATGCCCGACGAAGAGGACGCCAACCGCGAACTGCGCGAACGCACCTACCGCTTCGCGCCGGACCGTTGATCAGAACAGGTAACGCCATGCGCCGCCTATACAACAGCTTGTTCATCCTGGCCCTGATGGTGCTGGGCCTGCAGACCGCGCAGTCGGACGATGTCATCGACGTCATCGGCGGGCAGGAGGGCGCCATGCCGGTGGCGGTGATCCCCTTCGCCGTCTCCGGTGGCGTCAGCGCCCCGGACCAGGACATCGCCCGCATCATCGGCGACAACCTGGCGCGCAGCGGCCGCTTCGAGGTGCTGTCCCGGGACGAACTGGTGGCCCGCCCCGCCGGCCTGGACGACACCCGGTTCTCCTCCTGGCGCGGGCTGGGCATGGACTACCTGGTCACCGGGCGCATGGAGATGGAGGACGACAACATTAGCGTCACCTTCGAGCTGCTGGATGTCTTTCGCGGCAACCGCATTGAGGGCCGCCGCTACCAGCTCGACCCGCGCAACCTGCGCAGCCTCGCCCACGCCATCAGCGACATCATCTTCGAGGAGGTGGTGGGCCTGCCCGGGGTGTTCAGCAGCCAGATCGCCTACGTGGAGGTGGAGGAGCGCGACGACCAGCGCCTGCACCGGCTGATGATCTCCGACGCCGACGGCCACCGCCCGCGCGAGGTGCTGGAGTCGCCGCAACCGATCATGTCCCCGGCCTGGTCGCCGAACCGCGACCGGCTGGCCTACGTCTCGTTCGAGGCCGGCCGGTCGGAGATCTACGTGCAGAACCTGCGCACCGGCGAGCGCGAGAAGATCGCCAGCTTCCGCGGCATCAACAGCGCCCCGGCCTGGTCGCCGGACGGCGAGCACCTGGCCGTGACCCTGTCCCGCGACGGGCGCGCCAACATCTACCTGCTGCGCGTGTCCGACGGCGACACCCGGCGGCTCACCGACCACTGGGCCATCGACACCGAGCCCACCTTCTCGCCCGACGGCGAGCAGATCGCCTTCACCTCCGACCGGGGCGGCCGGCCGCAGGTCTACAAGATGGCGGTGAACGGTCCGGGCGGCGTGGAGCGCGTGACCTACGACGGCGACTACAACGCCCGCCCCAACTGGTCGCCGGACGGCCGCCGCCTGGCCATGGTCCACCGCCACGACGGCGACTTCCGCATCGCGGTGCACGACCTGGAGAGCGAGCGCACCCGGGTGCTCACCGACGGGCCCTGGGACGAGTCCCCGGTCTTTGCACCCAATGGCGACATGATCATGTATTCTGCCGGTGGCAGCGGCGACTCCCAGCTGCGCACGGTCTCCGTGCACGGCCGGGCCAACCAGACCCTGCCCCGCTCCGGCGGACTGACCCGAGAACCCGCCTGGTAAGGGCCTGTCCCTTCACGGCATCCTTTGACCACTCATTCAGAGAGGGAGCGTTAGATGAAGAAGTTGCACACCTGGCTCGTGCTGGCAGTGGCCGGCCTGTTCCTGAGCGCCTGCGCCACCGTCAGCGACGTGGAGACCGACGAGCGCCGCGCCGACCGCGACCGTGACCGCACCGCCGAAGCGGACTGGAGCGAGCGTCGCCTGGACGAGGCCCGCGCCCGCGGCCTGGACCCGGACGACCCCTTCATCAGCGCGCTGATGGACGACCCGGAGGGCCCGCTGGCCCAACAGACCGTGTACTTCGACTTTGACCGCAGCGAGATCCGCGACGAGGACATGCCGGTCATCGAGGCCCACGCCCGCTTCCTGACCGAGAACAGCAGCCGCCGCATGACCATCGAAGGCCACACCGACGAGCGCGGCAGCCGCGAGTACAACCTGGCCCTGGGCGAGCGTCGGGCCGAGTCGGTGAAGCGCGTCATGGTGCTGAACGGCGTCGACGAGGACCAGCTGGAAATCGTCAGCTACGGCGAGGAAAACCCGGTGGCCCTGGGCTCCGACGAGGACGCCTGGGAGCAGAACCGCCGTGCCGAGCTGATCTATCGTCAGTAAGACGGGAGCATTGACCATGCACAAGGCCGGTAAGCGGCTGACGGGCATGTGCGTGGCGGCGGCCCTGGCGGCCGCCGTCCCGTTGCAGGCCCAGGCCCTGGAAGACCGCGTGGAGCGCCTGGAGCGCAGGCTCGAGAGCTCCACCCTGATCAACATGGCCAACGACCTGGAGCGCCTGAAGCAGGAGAACCAGGAACTTCGGGGCCAGACGGAGGAACTGGCCCGGGAGGTCCGGCAACTGCGCGAGCAGCAGCAGGACCACTACCTGGACTTGGACCAGCGGATGCAGGAGTTGTCGCGCAGTGCCCCGGCGTCCGCACCGGCCGCCCCGGCCGCCCCGGCAGAAGAAGACCAGGTACCGGTCCCGGACCTGGATGAAGAGGCCGCCCCGGACGACCCTGCCACGACCGTGCCTGTGCCCGAGCTGGAGGAAGAGGAGCGCGACACCAGCGCGGCGGTGGACGATGAGCGCAGCGAGGCCGACCGCTACCAGGCAGCCTTCCAGCTCATCACCGAGGGGCGCTTCCGTCAGGCCGGCGAGGCCTTCGACGCCCTGCTCAGCGACCACCCGGACGGCGAGTACGCGGCCAACGCCCGCTACTGGCTGGCCGAAACCTGGTACGCCGAGCGCGAGTTCGACCGGGCCGGCGAGGAGTTCGAACGCCTGCTGGACGACCACCCGGACAGCAACAAGGTGGCCGACGCCAAGCTCAAGCTGGGCTTTGTCCGCTTCGAGCAGGAACGCTATGACGAAGCGCGGGAGATCCTCCAGGCCACGCGCAACGAGCACCGCGGCACCACCGCCGCCAACCTCGCCGAGCAACGCCTGGAACTGATGCAGGACCGGGGGCTGTAACGACCGTTGCCAAGCCTCCCCGGTTCGGCTAGAATCTGCGCCCTCATTTGGGTCGTTAGCTCAGCTGGTAGAGCATCGGGCTTTTAACCCGCTGGTCGTAGGTTCGAGTCCTACACGACCCACCAACAAAAAAGGCCGGCATACCGCCGGCCTGCATCAAAGCCCGCCACCCGGCGGGCTTTTTTGTGTCCGGCCCGCCACTGTTAGCCGATCAGCTTCGGTAGCCACATCACGAGATCGGGGAACATCCAGACACCGGCCAGGCACAGCAGTTGAATCCCGACGAAGGGTACTATTCCCCTGTAGATATCGCCGGTCCTAACCTCTGGAGGCGCAACGCTCCGCAAGAAAAACAGCGAGAATCCGAACGGAGGTGTCAGGTAACTCGTCTGTAAAACGATGCCTACCATGATGGCAAGCCAGATCGGCTCGACTCCCATCATAAGCAGCGCAGGTGCCGCAGCCGGAATCACGATGAAGATGATTTCGAAAGGATCAAGAAAGAACCCGAGGAAAAACATAAGGAAAAGCACAACGAATATTGCACCCATCTGCCCCCCGGGCATGGCAGAGAGACCTGCCTGCACCAACTCCTCACCCCCGAGACGCGCGAAGACGAGAGAGAAAACACTGGCACCCAGGAAAAGCGTGAACACCATGCACGTGATAATCAGCGAAGAACCAGAAACTTCCCTGATAATCCCCAGTACGGTTGATCGTAGCCCTTTCATGACTGCGATGAAGGCAGAGCATGCAACCAGCGAAAACAACAACAGGTTCAGAACGCCAACACCGCCGACCGTATAACCCAGGAGCACCACTGCTCCAGCGAACGACAGCCAGAATATAAACAACCAGTGCTCTGCTTTTGCCTCATCCCGCCCGCGTGCCAAGTCCTCGTATATGACCTTCACCATGGTCAGCACTATCGCTCCGACCGCTCCTACAGCGGCGGACTCGGTAGGAGTGGCGATTCCACCGATTATCGATCCTAAAACAGCGAATATCAGGAGCAGGGCCGGGGCGATGTTGTTTACCGCTCTTTTGTATACAACGCTGTCATACTGCAGCTCCGCCCGGGGCAGCGGAGGAGCCGCCTCCGGCCTGAAGAATGCAATGAAAGCCACCCACACACTATAAAGCCCGGCGATCAATAGGCTTGGAATCAGTGCACCAGCGAAGATATCCCCAACGGAAAAGGTGTCCGGCGCAAAATTCCCCTGTGCCATCTGCGCCTCACTGTAGGCACCCTGGAGTATTACCGCCAAAAAAATGAGCACAGTAGACGGCGGTATCACCTGCGCAAGCGAGCCCGACGCGCAAATCAGTCCCGTTGACAGACGGTTGTCATATCCTGCTTTCATCATGGCCGGCAGGCTGATCAGTCCCATGGTAATAACGGTGGCCCCAACAATCCCCGTCGAAGCCGCCAGCAAAGCGGCGACGAATATCGTGGACAGGGCAAGTCCCCCGGACCGACTGCCGAATAGCGAGCCCATCGTTTCCAGCAAGGCATCAGCGATCTTAGAGCGCTGAAGCATCACTCCCATAAAGACGAAAAGAGGGACCGCAATAAGGATCTCGTTGGTCAGCACCCCCCAGTACCGGGTGGGTAGCGCGCCAAAGTAGCTTAGATCGAACAGACCGAACTGAGACGCCACCAACGCAAATATGATAGCCGTACCTGGCAGCGTCAGGGCTACCGGGTAACCAAGCATAGTGAGCACGATCACACCGACGAAAAGGCCCAGCGGCAAGAAAACTTCCAGAAGTGTAAATTCCATCGCGACTAGATTCCTCTCGGGTTCGATTCGTGCTCAGGCTAGCCTAGCTGCCATTAGGCCGATTATCGGACAAGAAACTGATATTGCGCGCTAACATTGCAACGCCCTGGATAGCCAAAAGTACCGGGAAGATAATCAGCAAAGCTTTTAAGACAAACAGGGCGGGAAGCCCTCCCTCGGAGGAAGAGGCTTCCGCTATTTGCCATGACCTGTAAAAGAAGGGAAAACCGAAATAAAGCAAAGAACCCACAAAAGGGAAAAGAAAAGCGATAGTTCCGACAATCTCTACCCATGCCCGCTTGGCCTCACTCATACGATTCTGGAGCATATCAACCCGTATAAAACCCCCGCTCAATAGCGCGAAAGCGGAACCAAGCAAGATTGCGGCGACATGTGTCCAAACGTACAAGTCTTGGAGCCAAATCAGCCCGATACCCATCGCATAGCGGAAATAAACCGTGGCGAACGTCACGAGGACCGTCGCCAACATTGCCCACGCGACCACCCTCCCTATTACGGTGTTGATGGACTCGAGAACATGTGCCAAACGACCAAGCATATGAACTTCTCCCAGCAAGCGCATGATTCTGGGTATCGGACCGTGCATGTCAGGGATTCGGGTAGCTGAAATCGGCACCGCGAGCATCGTAGAAAGCTTGATCGCCAAACTCCGTCAAGGCTTTCAGGTCCCTGCGCGCCCTGAAGTAGGACTCCCAGATTTCTTTTCCGAGGGAATCCAGGCTCTCATGCTCTTCCTCGAGAATCTCTCCAGCAGCGCGACCCAACGCAACCACCATGTCTTCCGGCAAGCGGTCAAATATGATGTCGTGCTCATCCCGCAAGGCCTTCGCCGCCTGGGCATTTATCCAGGTGTACTCCGCGAGCATATCTTCGTTGGCAGCCTGGCACGCAACATCCACAATGCGACGGAGGTCCTTCGGTAAGGAGTCGTACTCCTCTTTGTTGATGATGGCCTGTTGGACGGCGCCCGGCTTGTGTACGCCAGCCCAGTAGTAATACTTCGCGACGCGGTGAAAACCCAGTGCCATG from Alkalispirillum mobile includes the following:
- a CDS encoding TRAP transporter small permease subunit, producing the protein MLGRLAHVLESINTVIGRVVAWAMLATVLVTFATVYFRYAMGIGLIWLQDLYVWTHVAAILLGSAFALLSGGFIRVDMLQNRMSEAKRAWVEIVGTIAFLFPFVGSLLYFGFPFFYRSWQIAEASSSEGGLPALFVLKALLIIFPVLLAIQGVAMLARNISFLSDNRPNGS
- the tolA gene encoding cell envelope integrity protein TolA — protein: MALRRRTGTPDSGGARPVRSTRPGRYVLVSVVLHVLVFGLFFANISFLPQTTEEHAGDGDIIEAFAVEEEVAMAPIREREAAEEEARRQAEEEERRQREEEERERQEAERREQERLEEQRRQEEEEQARQEAEEEARREEERRQQEEAERLEREEEERRQQEEEERRQEEERRRQEEEERQREEEERRRQEEEERRQQEEEQRRQEEEERRRQEEEERQRQEEEAQREAEERARQEAIEAERRAREVQQMVGSYAGRISAELRRAWVRPSGTPAGLEALVRIRLSRHGDVQNVEITRGSGNDAFDASVVRAAYRAAPLPMPDEEDANRELRERTYRFAPDR
- the tolB gene encoding Tol-Pal system beta propeller repeat protein TolB; translated protein: MRRLYNSLFILALMVLGLQTAQSDDVIDVIGGQEGAMPVAVIPFAVSGGVSAPDQDIARIIGDNLARSGRFEVLSRDELVARPAGLDDTRFSSWRGLGMDYLVTGRMEMEDDNISVTFELLDVFRGNRIEGRRYQLDPRNLRSLAHAISDIIFEEVVGLPGVFSSQIAYVEVEERDDQRLHRLMISDADGHRPREVLESPQPIMSPAWSPNRDRLAYVSFEAGRSEIYVQNLRTGEREKIASFRGINSAPAWSPDGEHLAVTLSRDGRANIYLLRVSDGDTRRLTDHWAIDTEPTFSPDGEQIAFTSDRGGRPQVYKMAVNGPGGVERVTYDGDYNARPNWSPDGRRLAMVHRHDGDFRIAVHDLESERTRVLTDGPWDESPVFAPNGDMIMYSAGGSGDSQLRTVSVHGRANQTLPRSGGLTREPAW
- a CDS encoding TRAP transporter large permease, whose protein sequence is MEFTLLEVFLPLGLFVGVIVLTMLGYPVALTLPGTAIIFALVASQFGLFDLSYFGALPTRYWGVLTNEILIAVPLFVFMGVMLQRSKIADALLETMGSLFGSRSGGLALSTIFVAALLAASTGIVGATVITMGLISLPAMMKAGYDNRLSTGLICASGSLAQVIPPSTVLIFLAVILQGAYSEAQMAQGNFAPDTFSVGDIFAGALIPSLLIAGLYSVWVAFIAFFRPEAAPPLPRAELQYDSVVYKRAVNNIAPALLLIFAVLGSIIGGIATPTESAAVGAVGAIVLTMVKVIYEDLARGRDEAKAEHWLFIFWLSFAGAVVLLGYTVGGVGVLNLLLFSLVACSAFIAVMKGLRSTVLGIIREVSGSSLIITCMVFTLFLGASVFSLVFARLGGEELVQAGLSAMPGGQMGAIFVVLFLMFFLGFFLDPFEIIFIVIPAAAPALLMMGVEPIWLAIMVGIVLQTSYLTPPFGFSLFFLRSVAPPEVRTGDIYRGIVPFVGIQLLCLAGVWMFPDLVMWLPKLIG
- the ybgF gene encoding tol-pal system protein YbgF — translated: MHKAGKRLTGMCVAAALAAAVPLQAQALEDRVERLERRLESSTLINMANDLERLKQENQELRGQTEELAREVRQLREQQQDHYLDLDQRMQELSRSAPASAPAAPAAPAEEDQVPVPDLDEEAAPDDPATTVPVPELEEEERDTSAAVDDERSEADRYQAAFQLITEGRFRQAGEAFDALLSDHPDGEYAANARYWLAETWYAEREFDRAGEEFERLLDDHPDSNKVADAKLKLGFVRFEQERYDEAREILQATRNEHRGTTAANLAEQRLELMQDRGL
- the pal gene encoding peptidoglycan-associated lipoprotein Pal, translating into MKKLHTWLVLAVAGLFLSACATVSDVETDERRADRDRDRTAEADWSERRLDEARARGLDPDDPFISALMDDPEGPLAQQTVYFDFDRSEIRDEDMPVIEAHARFLTENSSRRMTIEGHTDERGSREYNLALGERRAESVKRVMVLNGVDEDQLEIVSYGEENPVALGSDEDAWEQNRRAELIYRQ